From Sphingobacterium bambusae:
TGTAGAAAGCTTATCGCCTTCCAAGTTCAAAAATTCGTTGGCAGGTACATTTTCCGGAAGGATATAATCACCATGTGCATGCAAGATCGCAGGGAAGATAATGCAGTGAAAAACGATGTTGTCTTTACCTATGAAATGGATCAAGGTAGATTCATCCGCTGGATCAGCTTGCTTTTTCCAGTAGGTCTCCCAATCTTTTCCATTATCCAAAGCCCATTGTTTTGTCGCCGAAATATAGCCTATCGGCGCATCCAACCATACATACAACTTCTTTCCTTTTGCTTCTTCTAATGGCACATCTACTCCCCAATCTAGGTCACGCGTCATGGAACGTGGCTGTAAACCCGATTTTAACCACGATTGGCACTGCCCAAATACGTTAGATTTCAATTCTTGACGCTTTCCTTCAATAAGCCATTCTTCCAACCAAGGTTGGTATTTGTCCAAGGGGAGATACCAATGCTTCGTCTCTTTCAAAATTGGTGTTTTGCCACTAAGAGTAGACTTGGGATTGATAAGGTCTGTAGGATTCAAGGAAGTGCCACATTTTTCACACTGGTCGCCGTAAGCGCCTTCATTATGGCAGTGTGGACAGGTACCTACGATATAACGATCAGCCAGAAACTGGCTAAACTCTTCATCATAATACTGCTCGGAAAACTTTTCTATAAATTCACCTTTTTCATAAAGGTTCAAGAAGAACTCTTGCGAAAGTTCATGGTGTACCTGCTCCGAAGTACGGTGATAGATATCAAAATCAATCCCAAACTCTTCAAAGCTTTCCTTAATCTGCTTATTGTATTTGTCGATAATTTCACGAGGCGTAACACCTTCTCTTTTTGCTTTGATAGTAATCGCGGCTCCGTGTTCGTCAGAACCACATACAAATACGACCTCTTTCTTATTTAAACGAAGGAAACGCACAAATATATCGGCGGGAATGTATGCACCGGCAAGGTGTCCAATATGTAAAGGCCCGTTTGCGTAAGGGAGAGCCGAAGTAATAGTAAACCGATTTTTGGATAAAATACTCAAGGTATAACGATTTTTAAATAACAATAACGACTAAAAAAGTAAACAAAAGACTTGTTTCTTTGACAAAGATAACTCAATTTGCGCTTAAAATAAGCGTATAGCATGAAAATACCTGAATTTCTCCAACCTGGCGATAAAGTCGCCATCGTGTGTCCGGCAAGCTACATCAAAAGCTCCATCGATGTAGCCGTAAAAGCTTTGCAGGATTGGGGATTGCAGGTAGATATTGGCGAAACGGTCACTACTCAGTACCATCAATTCGCTGGCAGCGACGAGCTACGCGCCGAGGATCTGCAACGCGCGTTGGACGACGACAACATCAAAGCCATCTTTGCCGCTCGGGGTGGCTACGGTACCGTGCGTATTATCGACCGCTTAGACTTCAGCAACTTCGAAAAAAAGCCAAAATGGATTATCGGTTTTAGCGATATTACCGTACTGCATAGCCATTTACAGCATAAGCTAGGCATCGCTAGTATCCATGGACAAATGCCAAAGTCTTTTGACAACAGTACCGCAGAAGCCTTAGCATCTCTAAGAAGAGCTATCTTTGGGGAATCCTTAGACTATCGTTATCAGCAATCCGAATTTCCTAATCGTTCTGGTGAAGGTTATGGACAACTGATTGGTGGAAATCTTGCAATTCTACACAGTATTCTCGCTTCAGTTTCCGACGGCACCTATGACAATAAGATATTGTTTATCGAAGATGTGGGCGAGTCGTACTACAATATTGATCGCATGCTATGGACCTTGAAGCGCGCAGGAAAGCTCGCTCGGCTACAGGGGTTGATTGTGGGGGGCTTTAGTAGCTTGAAAGACAGTGACCCTTCCTTCGGACAGCGCTTTGAGGAGATTATCCTAGACAAGGTAAAGGAATATAAATTTCCTGTATGTTTCGGCTATCCGGCAGGACATATCGAAGACAACCAAAGTTTAATTTTAGGAAAAACCATACAACTAAGCGTCAAAAACGAAGAAACTTCGTTAATATATCAAACTTTAAATCCATTATTCTAATTATCACTTTTTCGATAATCACAACGATTGTTAAAATCTAGCTTAACAAAAACATATCAAAGATTGAATAAATAAAAAAATTTCAACAATTAACCATTTTAAGCCAAATGTTTACCAAAAATATCCTTTAGGTTTAAAGAACGAATATTCTACGTAACTTAGCCTTATAAAACAAATTATGATATGGTTATGGAAATGGAATATCCAAACCCGCTTGACAAGAATAAGCCGATGACGAGTTTATCCAAAAAGGTCTATTTTCAACATACTCCTGAGGCTTTAGTCCAACAAGCACTAGATCTTGAGCAAGGGACACTAAATGATGCCGGCGCATTGTGTATCACAACGGGAAAATTTACAGGAAGATCGCCCAAAGACCGCTTTATCGTCAAAGACGAATCAACGGTAACTACTGTCGATTGGGGTGATGTGAATATTGCAATAGCTCCCGAAGTTTTTGACAGACTTTTGCAAAAGATGACTGCATTTGTAGAAGAGAAGGAACTGTGGGTTCGCGCTTGCTATGCGGGAGCAGATCCGCAATATCGCATTAATGTGACCGTGATTAATACCACGCCCTGGGCAAATTTATTTTGTCATCACCTATTTATTTCCCCGACCGAACAGGAATTGATAAATTATCAACAGGAATGGCTTATTTTTCAGATTCCAGAGTTTTTGGCGGATCCATTAGTAGATGGTACAAGACAAGAGAATTTTTCCATCATCAACTTTAGTGAGAAGATCATATTGATCGGTGGAACGGCATACACGGGCGAAATGAAAAAAGGCATTTTCTCGGTACTGAACTTTCTACTACCCCAACAAGATGTCTTACCGATGCATTGTTCCGCGAACGAG
This genomic window contains:
- the metG gene encoding methionine--tRNA ligase, with amino-acid sequence MSILSKNRFTITSALPYANGPLHIGHLAGAYIPADIFVRFLRLNKKEVVFVCGSDEHGAAITIKAKREGVTPREIIDKYNKQIKESFEEFGIDFDIYHRTSEQVHHELSQEFFLNLYEKGEFIEKFSEQYYDEEFSQFLADRYIVGTCPHCHNEGAYGDQCEKCGTSLNPTDLINPKSTLSGKTPILKETKHWYLPLDKYQPWLEEWLIEGKRQELKSNVFGQCQSWLKSGLQPRSMTRDLDWGVDVPLEEAKGKKLYVWLDAPIGYISATKQWALDNGKDWETYWKKQADPADESTLIHFIGKDNIVFHCIIFPAILHAHGDYILPENVPANEFLNLEGDKLSTSRNHAVWLHDYLAEFPSKQDELRYVLSSILPETSDSEFTWKDFQSRVNNELVAILGNFVNRVMVLSHKYFAGTVSLGSALTEQDQAVLSELANFPKDIEQSIGQYRFREALSHFMNAARLGNKYLADEEPWKVYKEDQERVKTVLYVATQIVANLAVLAQPFLPRTAAKLFAMLNIAEQDWDQAGATTIVPEGHTLAEAVLLFEKITDEQVEFQLQKLADAKAQNAATAVKAEPTKANITYDDFLKMDIRIGTIIEAEKVAKTKKLLKLKIDTGIDQRTVVSGIAEYFAPEDIVGKQVSILVNLEPREIKGITSQGMILMAEDADGRLDFVNPTSAIKPGSSVR
- a CDS encoding S66 peptidase family protein, coding for MKIPEFLQPGDKVAIVCPASYIKSSIDVAVKALQDWGLQVDIGETVTTQYHQFAGSDELRAEDLQRALDDDNIKAIFAARGGYGTVRIIDRLDFSNFEKKPKWIIGFSDITVLHSHLQHKLGIASIHGQMPKSFDNSTAEALASLRRAIFGESLDYRYQQSEFPNRSGEGYGQLIGGNLAILHSILASVSDGTYDNKILFIEDVGESYYNIDRMLWTLKRAGKLARLQGLIVGGFSSLKDSDPSFGQRFEEIILDKVKEYKFPVCFGYPAGHIEDNQSLILGKTIQLSVKNEETSLIYQTLNPLF